In one window of Desulfonatronospira thiodismutans ASO3-1 DNA:
- the nuoH gene encoding NADH-quinone oxidoreductase subunit NuoH: protein MIEAIPTPFIIIFVGLLAIMAFVGLNAVVLVYLERKVAGFIHRRPGPYEVGPPCFPHGILQPIADGLKLVGKQIFTPKGADSFLYWLAPMISIAPAIVCFIAIPFGPHLQVINTNVGLILILAFTGINVLALCLAGWASQNKYGLIGAARDISQGVAYEIPLLLVVLSIVFMTGTFNLFDIADGQGTWPWQWYIVYQPLAFILFFICALAETNRNPFDLPEAESELTAGFHTEYSGMAFACFFLAEYAYMVVAACIMAILFLGGFQGPGAPGIWWFLAKVYVLLLIMIWIRWTFPRVRFDQLLNICWKWLIPLAVLNLLITLAVIAL, encoded by the coding sequence ATGATAGAAGCAATACCTACGCCGTTTATTATCATTTTTGTGGGGCTTCTGGCGATCATGGCCTTTGTAGGCCTCAACGCAGTGGTCCTGGTGTATCTGGAAAGGAAAGTAGCCGGTTTTATCCACAGGAGGCCCGGTCCTTACGAAGTGGGTCCCCCATGCTTTCCCCACGGAATTCTGCAGCCCATTGCCGACGGTCTCAAGCTGGTGGGCAAGCAGATATTCACCCCCAAGGGGGCGGACAGTTTCCTGTACTGGCTGGCCCCGATGATATCCATTGCCCCGGCCATAGTCTGCTTTATCGCCATTCCCTTCGGGCCGCATCTGCAGGTAATAAATACCAATGTGGGCCTGATCCTGATCCTGGCTTTTACCGGGATCAACGTCCTGGCCCTGTGTCTGGCCGGCTGGGCCTCACAGAACAAATACGGCCTCATAGGGGCGGCCAGGGATATCTCCCAGGGTGTGGCCTATGAAATTCCTCTGCTCCTGGTGGTCCTGTCCATTGTGTTCATGACCGGGACCTTCAACCTCTTCGACATCGCCGACGGACAGGGGACATGGCCGTGGCAGTGGTACATAGTATATCAGCCACTGGCCTTTATTCTCTTTTTCATCTGTGCCCTGGCCGAAACCAACAGGAACCCCTTCGACCTGCCCGAGGCCGAAAGCGAACTTACCGCTGGATTTCACACCGAATACTCGGGCATGGCCTTTGCCTGCTTTTTTCTGGCGGAATACGCCTACATGGTGGTGGCAGCCTGTATCATGGCCATTCTTTTTCTGGGCGGATTCCAGGGACCTGGTGCTCCCGGAATATGGTGGTTTCTGGCCAAGGTCTATGTCCTGCTGCTTATCATGATCTGGATCAGGTGGACCTTTCCAAGGGTGCGTTTTGATCAGCTGCTCAACATCTGCTGGAAATGGCTGATCCCCTTGGCCGTTCTTAATCTTCTGATAACCTTAGCGGTGATTGCCTTATGA
- a CDS encoding NADH-quinone oxidoreductase subunit D, with the protein MNLDLRLDTKGDFYSQRFQPTEREDTLVLNMGPQHPSTHGVLRILLEIDGEYILRAEPVLGYIHRMHEKMAEVMSYPQYLPNPGRTDYLHALAWNWAHVAAVERLMGIEVPERAEYIRVITCELNRISSHLLWWGAILLDLGAFTPIMYAFDDRERIQDIMQRNTGSRLTYCYYRFGGVSADIDDKFIEATRAECARLKDRAKMFKDLVTDNFILRKRMEEVGEIPIDTCRKYGATGPVLRGSGQAYDVRRAEPYSIYNRFDFNIPTYDTCDSMGRYLVRMDEIQESIKIIEQALDTLPEGDYILPKAPKRPKPPAGDVYFALEGARGKIGMHLVSDGGKSPYRLKLRAPGFSNLSLFSEVAQGTLISDAIAILASLDLVIPEIDR; encoded by the coding sequence ATGAACCTTGATCTGAGATTAGACACCAAGGGGGATTTTTATTCCCAGAGGTTCCAGCCCACAGAGCGCGAGGATACTCTGGTCCTGAACATGGGGCCTCAGCATCCATCCACTCACGGAGTACTGCGCATTCTGCTGGAAATCGACGGTGAGTATATTTTAAGGGCCGAGCCGGTCCTGGGGTATATCCACCGCATGCACGAAAAGATGGCCGAGGTGATGAGCTACCCCCAGTATCTGCCCAACCCCGGGCGTACCGACTATCTGCACGCCCTGGCCTGGAACTGGGCTCATGTGGCTGCCGTGGAAAGGCTTATGGGCATCGAGGTTCCGGAAAGGGCCGAGTACATCAGGGTCATCACCTGTGAACTCAACCGGATATCTTCGCACCTTCTGTGGTGGGGGGCCATTCTCCTGGATCTTGGGGCGTTTACTCCCATCATGTACGCCTTTGACGACAGGGAAAGGATCCAGGACATTATGCAGCGCAACACCGGGTCCAGGCTGACCTACTGCTATTACCGCTTCGGCGGGGTGTCCGCGGACATCGACGACAAGTTCATTGAAGCTACCAGGGCCGAATGCGCCAGGCTCAAGGATAGGGCCAAGATGTTCAAAGACCTGGTCACGGACAACTTCATCCTGCGCAAACGAATGGAAGAAGTTGGAGAGATCCCCATTGATACCTGCCGCAAGTACGGAGCCACCGGACCGGTACTGCGGGGGTCCGGACAGGCTTACGATGTGCGGCGCGCAGAACCATACTCCATTTACAACCGTTTCGACTTCAACATACCTACCTACGACACATGCGACTCCATGGGCCGCTACCTGGTGCGCATGGATGAGATACAGGAGAGTATCAAAATAATCGAACAGGCCCTGGATACCCTGCCTGAAGGCGATTATATCCTGCCCAAAGCCCCCAAGCGTCCCAAGCCTCCGGCGGGCGATGTATACTTCGCTTTAGAAGGGGCACGGGGGAAAATAGGGATGCACCTGGTAAGCGACGGGGGCAAGTCCCCGTATCGCCTCAAGCTGCGGGCCCCCGGCTTCTCCAACCTGAGCCTCTTTTCCGAAGTCGCCCAGGGAACGCTCATCTCGGACGCCATCGCGATTCTGGCAAGCCTTGACCTGGTAATACCGGAGATAGACAGATGA
- a CDS encoding NADH-quinone oxidoreductase subunit C, which produces MSEENAQPEQAAEKTKKAEKAAGKEAKKEEPQGPAYTGYDADFFVTPQDLLNAVGKLDQAGFFLEDVSCVDMQEGFQMVYHFDRFDQPGRVGIRVMISKENPEVPSIYDIYPGAAWHERECFDFFGVRFKGHPNLLPLLLAPDHDGPPPLLKEESALKDLHQIYPDRAHSPVSADSQEFIQAITNCSNKPSRDQS; this is translated from the coding sequence ATGAGCGAAGAAAACGCCCAGCCGGAACAGGCGGCCGAGAAAACAAAAAAAGCTGAAAAAGCCGCCGGGAAAGAAGCCAAAAAGGAAGAGCCGCAGGGTCCTGCATATACCGGTTATGACGCCGATTTTTTCGTGACCCCCCAGGACCTCCTGAATGCCGTGGGCAAGCTGGATCAGGCCGGCTTTTTTCTGGAAGACGTTTCCTGTGTAGATATGCAGGAGGGCTTTCAGATGGTCTATCACTTTGATCGTTTTGATCAGCCAGGCCGGGTGGGAATCCGGGTCATGATCTCTAAGGAAAATCCTGAAGTCCCTTCCATTTACGATATTTATCCCGGAGCGGCTTGGCATGAAAGGGAGTGCTTCGATTTTTTCGGGGTGCGCTTCAAGGGTCATCCCAATCTGCTGCCACTGTTGCTGGCTCCGGACCATGACGGACCACCGCCTCTGCTCAAAGAAGAATCTGCACTCAAGGACCTGCACCAGATTTATCCGGACCGGGCACACAGCCCCGTCTCCGCTGACAGCCAGGAATTTATCCAGGCAATCACCAACTGTTCCAACAAACCAAGCAGGGATCAATCATGA
- a CDS encoding NADH-quinone oxidoreductase subunit B yields the protein MAQENQTLTHAYADTSYDEPIIDHAPVQKILNICRAMSLWPMTFGLACCAIEMMGFGMARFDSARFGAEVFRPSPRQSDLMIVAGTVNKKLSPLVTMLYEQMPSPKWVIAMGNCAISGGPFVYKNQYGIVEGVDRIIPVDVYVPGCPPRPEGLLEGLFQVQKKITGRRWWPVPETATKSEQW from the coding sequence ATGGCCCAAGAAAATCAAACCCTAACACATGCATATGCTGACACCAGCTATGACGAACCCATAATCGACCATGCACCTGTTCAGAAAATTCTGAACATCTGCAGGGCCATGTCTCTATGGCCCATGACTTTCGGGCTGGCCTGCTGCGCCATAGAAATGATGGGTTTCGGCATGGCCAGGTTTGATTCGGCCCGTTTCGGGGCTGAAGTTTTCAGACCGTCTCCGAGGCAGTCGGATCTGATGATCGTCGCCGGTACAGTCAATAAAAAACTGTCACCCTTAGTGACAATGCTCTACGAACAGATGCCCTCTCCCAAGTGGGTCATTGCCATGGGCAACTGCGCCATCTCCGGCGGTCCCTTTGTCTACAAGAACCAGTACGGTATCGTGGAAGGAGTGGATCGCATAATACCGGTGGATGTCTATGTGCCGGGGTGTCCGCCCAGGCCTGAAGGCCTGCTGGAGGGGCTTTTTCAGGTCCAGAAGAAAATCACCGGCAGACGCTGGTGGCCTGTGCCTGAAACAGCAACTAAAAGCGAACAATGGTAA
- a CDS encoding NADH-quinone oxidoreductase subunit A — MSVSWLHIAIIYFFVLGIVFFAVVPFLLSHLLAPKARAEKLRMPYECGMIPHGSAWVKFGINYYFYALIFLAFDVDVLFLFPVATHYVEAPDLVSFIKLLIFIVILFASVIYFWKKGVFTWPKKIKP; from the coding sequence ATGAGCGTTTCCTGGCTACATATAGCGATAATCTATTTCTTTGTTCTGGGCATTGTCTTTTTTGCAGTAGTCCCGTTTCTCCTTTCCCACCTCCTGGCCCCCAAAGCCCGGGCCGAAAAATTAAGGATGCCTTACGAATGCGGCATGATTCCTCATGGATCCGCATGGGTCAAATTCGGGATAAACTACTACTTCTACGCCCTGATATTTCTGGCCTTTGACGTGGACGTCCTCTTCCTCTTTCCGGTGGCCACTCACTATGTTGAGGCGCCCGATCTGGTCAGCTTCATTAAGCTGCTGATCTTTATCGTTATTCTGTTCGCCTCAGTCATCTACTTCTGGAAAAAAGGAGTCTTTACATGGCCCAAGAAAATCAAACCCTAA
- a CDS encoding translocation/assembly module TamB domain-containing protein: MKRYIKRGIIALGILLVLLVLLVGAALAWLQTDSGQKHLESTLNRVLVWEDGRVEISGISGRIPFNFEVQSIEIHDKDGVWLELQDSGLDWSLGDLFQGRIVVRKLGAAALYMSRAPHTEPMEEPEVPDELKKKLEWKWPLPPLIVESLYLDRARMGEEVLGEEAEFFMQGALSAYQTGFAVDGLNISRLDKDETSLDMSMDFSHNSHELELYLRFFDSATLPALVPAEDMPDSLELVLEGTGPVQDWPGSLTVRGGDLLDLAMDMNMKLLEESLEFSADAEASISPAIAPEPLDFYLGHPLHLKTQLSMDYAENLLSLQSLHLDSEQFSLDSRAELVLDEMFMQGSAEMLVQDLNPLLDKAQFASTSPAELEAEFHGPVTSPGGQVNLWLEELKGHDLDLASLHLQADLEYPGEVNGTTALARGRVMLQGLGYEHYPQLPGEMEIGFDVDYADSGLVDFKELRLVSRNLEALARGRIDLDDLNFEAALESKISALENLMPEEAADLELAGSLNFKADTHGNIAEETYNLQLSLSGEEFSSGQDLLDALVGDKPGLRAAASMSEPYILELEELELITKEAEFFSSGLVDLKKMDMDIEAGLDMASLEFLGATLDRETGGSLSARATARGGPEELELNLDAGLDGVKPGADLDLMDIQASVDSVYTRESFSGKVQASLDSEQGSVELGSDFELVEKNLKVANLFLSGFDSSVRGDLDLDLDTFLAQGALDVDVPELSAFAGLAGLEIYGDLQGSVFLDKTRDRQDATLDFQAMDLLVDSMSVVYLELAGQGQDLFADRNYNIELNLAGLDLGEAYLSSWETEVQGQDTDLGLVTSLEGRAVYPLELKADASYSLDRGDHLIDLDVLQGIYAFEDFSLLKPFQVKVGDEEINISPGELAWGDGRLEFHGGLNSEEVFFEAELHDILLSQLPLEAFEVVEGRLTGDFKVHGDPAGPVVTAGVGLSELRSRHPDMEDMPRLDVNADLLVEDGAVQLKAALFQGPDELLGLELGLPAVFSLEPAVFELQDPAVLQGRLVSDVELAKVAPLFLPPELTLSGILQSGVDISGTLHEPELDGKIELDDGVFEHTVAGVYLKDINALIRGRNDQVVLEELAASDGEAGRIRGSGSLGLDPEMEMPWDFDLQIENTNILRHPLAVVNITSCDLELSGDMTRASVKGSLTFGSIDARLPPGSPPGVVHIDVTEKNKPPSDLPPPPRQMDLEDYPVDLDLELNFPARVYVRGRGLDSEWAGHLYIDGKAHEPRIRGELSPVRGRFTFLDRRFDLDRDSQVYLDGAYPPDPTLDMRAHYRQRDRNITVRIHGRALNPDLDLESDPPMHEDEILAWILFGRDLSDLTPFQALTLLNAVRTLATGEAGPGVMDQVRSLVGVDDIQVTRDDEGELQFGLGRYVHERVYMQVKKGTAPGSDEVAVEVELTPRISLEGSVEADADGGVFLFWKRDY; encoded by the coding sequence ATGAAAAGATATATAAAACGTGGAATTATTGCCCTGGGCATCCTGCTGGTGCTGCTGGTGCTCCTTGTGGGGGCGGCCCTGGCCTGGCTGCAGACAGATTCCGGGCAGAAGCATCTGGAGTCCACCCTGAACCGGGTCCTGGTCTGGGAAGACGGCCGGGTCGAGATAAGCGGTATCTCGGGCAGAATTCCTTTCAACTTCGAGGTCCAGAGCATAGAAATACACGATAAAGACGGTGTCTGGCTGGAATTGCAGGATTCAGGGCTTGACTGGTCTTTGGGGGATCTTTTTCAGGGGCGGATAGTGGTGAGAAAACTCGGAGCCGCGGCCCTTTACATGTCCAGAGCTCCGCACACTGAGCCCATGGAAGAACCTGAAGTGCCTGATGAACTTAAAAAGAAGCTTGAATGGAAATGGCCGTTGCCGCCTCTTATCGTGGAAAGCCTGTATCTGGACAGAGCGCGCATGGGTGAAGAGGTCCTGGGGGAAGAAGCAGAGTTCTTTATGCAGGGGGCGCTGTCGGCGTATCAGACAGGATTTGCCGTGGACGGCCTGAATATCAGCCGGCTGGACAAAGATGAAACCAGCCTGGATATGTCCATGGATTTTTCTCACAATTCCCATGAGCTGGAGTTGTACCTGCGTTTTTTCGATTCGGCCACACTGCCTGCACTCGTTCCTGCAGAAGATATGCCCGACAGCCTGGAGCTTGTCCTGGAAGGCACGGGACCTGTCCAGGACTGGCCGGGCAGCTTGACGGTCAGGGGCGGAGATCTTCTGGACCTGGCCATGGACATGAATATGAAGCTCCTGGAGGAGAGCCTGGAGTTTTCGGCCGATGCAGAAGCTTCCATAAGCCCGGCAATAGCTCCCGAGCCCCTGGATTTTTACTTAGGCCACCCCCTGCATCTGAAAACGCAACTGAGCATGGATTATGCTGAAAACCTGTTGAGCCTGCAGAGCCTGCACCTGGACTCGGAGCAGTTCAGTCTTGACTCCCGGGCCGAGCTTGTCCTGGATGAAATGTTTATGCAGGGCAGCGCTGAGATGCTGGTACAAGATTTAAATCCTCTACTGGATAAGGCACAGTTTGCTTCCACCAGTCCTGCAGAGCTCGAAGCAGAGTTTCATGGGCCGGTCACCTCTCCGGGAGGCCAGGTGAACCTCTGGCTGGAGGAACTCAAGGGGCATGACCTGGATCTGGCAAGTCTTCACCTGCAGGCGGATCTGGAATATCCCGGTGAAGTAAACGGCACCACGGCCCTGGCCCGGGGCAGGGTAATGCTCCAGGGGCTGGGGTATGAACATTATCCGCAGCTTCCCGGCGAAATGGAAATCGGTTTTGATGTGGATTACGCCGACAGCGGCCTGGTGGATTTTAAGGAGCTAAGGCTTGTCTCCCGGAATCTGGAAGCCCTTGCCCGGGGCCGGATTGACCTTGATGATCTAAATTTCGAGGCTGCACTGGAAAGCAAAATCTCTGCCCTGGAAAATCTCATGCCCGAGGAAGCTGCGGACCTGGAGCTTGCAGGTTCTCTAAACTTCAAGGCCGATACTCACGGAAATATTGCAGAGGAGACCTACAACCTGCAGTTGTCCCTTTCCGGTGAAGAGTTCAGCTCCGGGCAGGACCTTCTTGATGCTCTCGTGGGTGACAAGCCGGGCCTGAGAGCTGCAGCATCCATGTCTGAACCTTACATCCTTGAGCTTGAAGAACTGGAGCTCATCACCAAGGAGGCCGAGTTTTTTTCATCCGGGCTGGTGGACCTGAAAAAAATGGATATGGACATTGAGGCCGGCCTGGACATGGCCAGCCTGGAGTTTCTGGGAGCGACCCTGGACCGGGAGACGGGCGGCAGCCTGTCTGCAAGGGCCACGGCCAGGGGCGGCCCCGAGGAGCTCGAACTGAATCTGGATGCCGGTCTTGACGGGGTTAAGCCTGGTGCGGACCTGGATCTCATGGATATCCAGGCTTCCGTGGATTCGGTTTATACCCGGGAGAGTTTTTCGGGAAAAGTCCAGGCCTCACTGGATTCAGAGCAGGGGAGTGTGGAGCTTGGCTCCGACTTTGAGCTGGTTGAAAAAAATCTCAAGGTGGCCAACCTGTTTCTATCCGGATTTGATTCCAGCGTGCGCGGGGACCTGGATCTGGATCTGGATACTTTTCTGGCTCAAGGTGCGCTGGACGTGGATGTCCCGGAACTGTCCGCCTTCGCCGGGCTGGCCGGCCTGGAAATCTACGGCGATCTTCAAGGCAGTGTTTTCCTGGACAAAACCCGGGACAGGCAGGACGCGACCCTGGATTTTCAGGCCATGGACCTGTTGGTTGACAGCATGAGCGTTGTCTACCTGGAGCTTGCAGGGCAGGGACAGGACCTTTTTGCCGACAGGAACTACAATATCGAGCTGAACCTGGCCGGCCTGGACCTGGGTGAGGCATATCTCAGCTCATGGGAGACTGAAGTGCAGGGGCAGGATACGGACTTAGGCCTTGTCACCAGTCTGGAGGGCCGGGCTGTGTATCCTTTGGAGCTCAAGGCTGATGCCTCATACTCCTTAGACAGGGGGGATCATTTGATAGACCTGGATGTGCTGCAGGGCATTTATGCCTTTGAAGATTTCTCCCTTTTAAAGCCCTTTCAGGTAAAGGTGGGGGATGAAGAAATAAACATAAGTCCGGGTGAGCTGGCCTGGGGAGACGGCCGGCTGGAATTTCACGGCGGCCTTAATTCTGAAGAAGTGTTTTTTGAGGCAGAGCTGCATGATATTTTACTGAGCCAGCTTCCCCTGGAGGCCTTCGAAGTTGTTGAGGGCCGGCTGACCGGTGATTTCAAGGTGCATGGAGATCCTGCCGGGCCGGTGGTCACAGCAGGGGTCGGGCTAAGCGAGCTTCGATCAAGGCACCCGGATATGGAAGATATGCCCCGTCTGGACGTGAATGCGGACCTGCTTGTGGAAGACGGTGCAGTGCAGCTCAAAGCCGCTTTGTTTCAGGGCCCTGATGAACTTCTCGGTCTGGAGCTTGGCCTCCCTGCTGTCTTTTCCCTTGAACCGGCGGTATTTGAACTGCAGGATCCGGCTGTCCTGCAGGGCAGGCTGGTTTCCGATGTTGAACTGGCCAAGGTGGCTCCCCTTTTCCTGCCGCCGGAGCTTACCCTTTCAGGTATTTTACAGTCAGGGGTGGATATATCCGGAACACTGCATGAGCCTGAGCTGGACGGAAAAATAGAACTGGATGACGGCGTTTTTGAGCATACAGTGGCCGGGGTTTACTTAAAGGATATCAATGCGCTGATCCGGGGCAGAAACGACCAGGTAGTCCTGGAAGAGCTTGCAGCAAGTGATGGTGAGGCGGGCAGGATCAGGGGCAGTGGCAGTCTTGGTCTGGATCCGGAAATGGAAATGCCCTGGGATTTCGATCTGCAGATTGAGAATACCAATATTTTGAGACATCCGCTGGCTGTAGTCAATATAACTTCCTGCGACCTGGAGCTTTCCGGGGATATGACCCGGGCTTCAGTAAAGGGGTCCTTGACCTTTGGAAGCATAGACGCGCGCCTGCCTCCGGGGTCCCCACCAGGCGTGGTGCACATTGATGTAACGGAAAAGAACAAGCCTCCAAGTGATCTGCCTCCCCCGCCCAGGCAGATGGATCTGGAAGACTATCCAGTGGATCTGGACCTGGAGCTCAATTTTCCAGCCCGTGTATATGTGCGAGGGCGGGGCCTTGACTCTGAATGGGCCGGACACCTCTATATTGACGGCAAGGCCCATGAACCAAGGATACGCGGGGAGCTGAGCCCTGTAAGAGGCCGCTTTACATTCCTTGACCGCAGGTTCGATCTGGACCGTGATTCCCAGGTTTATCTTGATGGGGCATATCCCCCGGACCCCACCCTGGATATGAGGGCGCACTACCGCCAGAGGGACAGGAATATAACTGTGCGTATTCACGGCCGCGCCCTGAACCCGGATCTGGACCTGGAGTCAGATCCGCCCATGCATGAGGACGAAATCCTGGCCTGGATTCTTTTCGGACGGGACCTCTCAGATCTTACCCCCTTTCAGGCGCTGACCCTTTTGAATGCCGTACGTACTCTGGCAACAGGGGAGGCCGGTCCGGGAGTCATGGACCAGGTGCGGTCCCTGGTGGGAGTGGATGACATCCAGGTCACCAGGGACGATGAAGGAGAACTGCAGTTCGGCCTGGGCAGATATGTGCATGAAAGGGTTTACATGCAGGTCAAGAAGGGGACAGCTCCGGGGTCTGACGAAGTGGCGGTGGAGGTTGAGCTTACCCCGAGGATATCCCTGGAAGGAAGTGTGGAGGCCGATGCCGACGGCGGGGTGTTTCTCTTCTGGAAGCGCGACTACTGA
- a CDS encoding autotransporter assembly complex protein TamA, whose protein sequence is MTTKISILFFLALLLYGLQGYASADQQEQDPAATSYETEFRGDIDSRMRQILNQVSDTVALKERPLVSVSQLKRRVRDDIPEFVGALRSFGYYAPDITYTIHEDETPVRVVFEVNQGPEFLIEDVEIIPKDSDWEGEVPDPEVLGLYKGERIRSSTVKESTRKLDSYLKARGHPFPRTRVQEVVIDHADNSAIVYLAFDPGPRAGFGDMEIVGLERVQEEVVLERVPWETGDEFRAPQMEGLRRDLMATGLFSVVEVNHGYELDEEDLLPMQVRVRERSPRTFRAGIGYQSDIGPELRLGWVHRNLRGKGETLEADLQLSDVERFLGGSYTIPSFMRPDQRLILKSGYREEYQDAYDATSISATGTVDRDLTRELSVGAGAGYRLAQVEQMGEKTDLGLLFFPGNLLYDARDNELDPSQGLRFNLRLTPFLDTMDLETRFLKTYASLSNYLELWPQRIVLANRVAYGAIGAEDKRKVPPDERFYAGGGGSIRGYAYQKVGPMEDGDPIGGLALAEVNTELRFKLSRNSGLVMFLDGGQAYEDSYPDFSENLRWGTGIGYRYYTDFGPLRADIAFPLNRRSKDSAYQLYLSIGQAF, encoded by the coding sequence ATGACAACCAAGATCTCCATCCTTTTTTTTCTGGCTTTGCTTCTGTACGGCCTGCAGGGCTATGCCTCCGCGGACCAGCAGGAGCAGGACCCGGCAGCGACCTCATATGAGACCGAGTTCCGCGGGGACATTGATTCGCGCATGCGCCAGATACTAAACCAGGTATCGGATACCGTCGCCCTTAAAGAACGGCCGCTGGTGAGCGTTTCTCAGTTAAAAAGAAGAGTCAGGGACGACATCCCGGAGTTTGTCGGAGCTCTTCGGTCCTTTGGATATTACGCCCCGGACATCACCTACACCATCCATGAAGATGAGACCCCTGTGCGTGTAGTGTTTGAGGTCAACCAGGGCCCGGAATTTCTCATTGAAGATGTGGAGATCATTCCCAAGGACTCCGACTGGGAAGGGGAAGTGCCCGACCCTGAAGTGCTCGGCCTGTACAAGGGTGAAAGGATCCGGTCTTCCACGGTCAAGGAGTCCACACGAAAGCTGGACAGCTATTTAAAGGCCCGGGGCCATCCTTTTCCCAGGACCCGGGTCCAGGAGGTGGTCATTGATCATGCAGATAACAGCGCAATCGTATATCTGGCCTTCGATCCCGGTCCCCGGGCCGGTTTCGGGGACATGGAAATAGTCGGCCTGGAACGGGTGCAGGAGGAAGTGGTCCTGGAAAGGGTCCCCTGGGAAACAGGAGATGAATTCAGAGCGCCGCAAATGGAGGGTCTGCGCCGGGATCTTATGGCCACCGGCCTTTTTTCCGTGGTGGAGGTGAACCATGGATATGAACTGGATGAAGAAGACCTGCTGCCCATGCAGGTGCGTGTGCGTGAGAGGTCTCCCAGGACCTTCAGGGCCGGTATTGGGTACCAGTCGGACATAGGACCGGAACTGCGCCTGGGATGGGTACATAGAAACCTCAGGGGCAAAGGGGAGACACTGGAAGCGGATCTGCAGCTTTCGGATGTGGAGCGCTTTCTGGGCGGAAGCTATACCATTCCCAGCTTCATGCGCCCGGATCAGCGCCTCATCCTCAAATCAGGCTACAGGGAAGAATACCAGGACGCCTATGATGCCACCAGCATATCCGCCACAGGCACCGTGGACCGCGATTTGACCCGTGAATTATCCGTGGGCGCTGGAGCAGGCTACAGACTGGCCCAGGTTGAACAGATGGGAGAGAAAACAGACCTGGGGCTTCTTTTTTTCCCGGGCAACCTCCTGTATGATGCCCGTGACAATGAACTGGACCCTTCCCAGGGCCTGCGCTTCAACCTCAGGCTTACTCCTTTTCTGGACACCATGGATCTGGAAACCAGGTTTCTCAAGACTTATGCCAGCCTGAGCAATTACCTGGAGCTCTGGCCTCAAAGGATCGTTCTGGCCAACAGGGTGGCCTACGGGGCCATCGGGGCGGAAGACAAAAGAAAAGTGCCTCCGGACGAGCGGTTTTATGCCGGAGGCGGAGGCTCCATCCGGGGATACGCCTACCAGAAGGTGGGGCCCATGGAGGATGGTGATCCCATAGGGGGGCTGGCCCTGGCCGAGGTCAATACGGAGCTGCGGTTCAAGCTCAGCCGCAACTCAGGTCTGGTGATGTTTCTGGATGGCGGACAGGCCTACGAGGATTCATACCCGGATTTTTCTGAAAATCTCAGGTGGGGAACAGGTATCGGCTACCGCTATTATACAGATTTCGGCCCCTTAAGGGCTGACATTGCCTTTCCCCTGAACCGCAGAAGCAAGGACTCGGCATATCAGCTTTATTTGAGCATCGGGCAGGCTTTTTAA
- the fliQ gene encoding flagellar biosynthesis protein FliQ — translation MTPEFVVGFARHAIETTLMISLPMLGIGMIVGITISILQAATQIQEMTLTIVPKIIAIFLALLFSFPWIMEKMVTFTTDLFNNIPNYIG, via the coding sequence TAGTAGGTTTTGCCAGGCACGCCATCGAGACCACTTTGATGATTTCCCTGCCCATGCTGGGCATCGGCATGATAGTGGGCATAACCATAAGTATCCTGCAGGCCGCCACCCAGATCCAGGAAATGACCCTGACCATTGTCCCCAAAATTATTGCCATATTTCTGGCTCTTCTGTTTTCCTTTCCCTGGATAATGGAAAAGATGGTCACCTTCACCACTGACCTGTTCAATAATATACCCAATTATATCGGATAG